CGCGGCGCTTCTACGAGGACGTCCTCGGCTGCAAGCTCGGGCGCGTGAACGAGAAGTTTTCGCTCGTCCAGCTCCGGTTCGGTGAGCACCTGATCGACCTCGTCCCGGCCGCCGAGGGCGAGCCGCGCGGCGGCCTCGACCACTTCTGCCTCTCGATCCGCACGGACGACCTCCCGGGCGTGGCGCGCGAGCTCGAGGCGAAAGGCGCCGCGCTCGAGGGTGGCGTCGTCCGGCGCTTCGGCGCGTACGGCGACGGCCCCTCGCTCTACCTGCACGATCCCGACGGCTACAAGATCGAGCTGAAGCCGCGCTTCTGAGCCTCTCCCCTCGTGGGAGGCGTCGTTCGGCCGCCGCGTGTAAGCGTTTCGCGCCATGCCCCGTCCTACAGGTGAAGGGCCGAAAGGGGAGGGCGTGGGCAACCTGGTGAAGCTCGGCGTGGTGATCTACTTGGTGCTCCACGGGGTGCCGGTCTCGGGTGACCTGGACCTCAGGGGCCTGGTCGCCGCGGTC
The Candidatus Methylomirabilota bacterium genome window above contains:
- a CDS encoding VOC family protein → MTFEPLGLDHVVLRVRDQARSRRFYEDVLGCKLGRVNEKFSLVQLRFGEHLIDLVPAAEGEPRGGLDHFCLSIRTDDLPGVARELEAKGAALEGGVVRRFGAYGDGPSLYLHDPDGYKIELKPRF